A genomic region of Deinococcus sp. KSM4-11 contains the following coding sequences:
- the ilvC gene encoding ketol-acid reductoisomerase yields MAAKMYYDRDVSTDILENKLIAIIGYGSQAHAHAQNLRDSGFNVVVGLRDGSSSKAKAEQAGLRVASIEDATKEADVVMLLIPDEQQPKTYEQSIAPHLTDGKALAFGHGFNVHFGRIKPPAGVDVFLVAPKGPGHMLRRVYVDGAGMPGIFAVQQDASGKAREIALAYARGIGCTKAGVLETTFKEETETDLFGEQSVLCGGVTHLIQAGFETLVEAGYQPEIAYFETLHEVKLIVDLIYEKGFEGMRHSISNTAEFGDYVTGPRIITEETKAEMGRVLGDIQSGAFAKRFIDDAEAGFPYMNEQRGKMRTHTLEVVGKELRDQMPFITKKALEV; encoded by the coding sequence ATGGCAGCAAAAATGTACTACGACCGTGACGTCAGCACCGACATCCTCGAGAACAAGCTGATCGCGATCATCGGCTATGGCAGCCAGGCGCACGCACACGCGCAGAACCTGCGGGACAGCGGCTTCAACGTGGTCGTGGGCCTGCGCGACGGGTCGTCGAGCAAGGCCAAGGCCGAGCAGGCGGGCCTGCGCGTGGCGAGCATCGAGGACGCCACGAAGGAAGCCGACGTGGTCATGCTCCTGATCCCGGACGAGCAGCAGCCGAAGACCTACGAGCAGAGCATCGCGCCGCACCTCACGGACGGCAAGGCGCTCGCGTTCGGGCACGGCTTCAACGTGCACTTCGGGCGGATCAAGCCCCCGGCGGGCGTGGACGTGTTCCTGGTCGCGCCGAAAGGCCCGGGCCACATGCTGCGGCGCGTGTACGTGGACGGCGCGGGCATGCCCGGCATCTTCGCCGTGCAGCAGGACGCGAGCGGCAAGGCGCGCGAGATCGCCCTGGCGTACGCCCGTGGCATCGGGTGCACGAAGGCCGGCGTGCTGGAAACGACCTTCAAGGAAGAGACCGAGACCGACCTGTTTGGCGAGCAGAGCGTGCTGTGCGGCGGCGTGACGCACCTGATCCAGGCGGGCTTCGAGACGCTGGTGGAGGCCGGGTACCAGCCGGAGATCGCGTACTTCGAGACGCTGCACGAGGTCAAGCTGATCGTGGATCTGATCTACGAGAAGGGCTTCGAGGGCATGCGCCACAGCATTTCCAACACGGCCGAATTTGGGGATTACGTGACGGGGCCGCGCATCATCACCGAGGAGACCAAGGCAGAGATGGGCCGCGTGCTGGGCGACATCCAGAGCGGCGCGTTCGCCAAGCGCTTCATCGACGATGCCGAGGCGGGCTTCCCGTACATGAACGAGCAGCGCGGCAAGATGCGGACGCACACGCTGGAAGTGGTGGGCAAGGAACTGCGCGACCAGATGCCGTTCATCACCAAGAAGGCGCTGGAAGTCTAA
- the ilvN gene encoding acetolactate synthase small subunit: MTHAQDQLLSLLVRDEPRVLTRITALFGRRGYNIKSLSVGSTEHPGVSRMTIVVHGDRGVVEQAIKQLEKLHDVVKIIDHSLEKFVDRELVLVKVAITPESRVEVRQIAEDFRSRIVDVGRHALTFEVTGDEGKLTAFIEQMRPFGILETMRTGRIALTRGSNADVPSHVYHEGETEALKPVMEGVEAREERARHVPNLF, translated from the coding sequence ATGACGCACGCCCAGGATCAGCTCCTCTCGCTGCTCGTCCGCGACGAACCCCGTGTCCTGACGCGCATCACCGCCCTGTTCGGACGGCGCGGCTACAACATCAAGAGCCTATCGGTCGGCAGCACCGAACACCCCGGCGTGTCGCGCATGACCATCGTCGTCCACGGCGACCGGGGCGTGGTCGAGCAGGCCATCAAGCAACTCGAGAAACTGCACGACGTCGTGAAGATCATCGACCACAGCCTGGAGAAGTTCGTGGACCGTGAACTGGTGCTCGTGAAGGTCGCCATCACGCCGGAAAGCCGCGTGGAAGTCCGGCAGATCGCCGAGGACTTCCGAAGCCGCATCGTGGACGTCGGCCGCCACGCCCTGACCTTCGAAGTCACCGGCGACGAAGGCAAACTGACGGCCTTCATCGAGCAGATGCGGCCGTTTGGGATTCTGGAGACCATGCGCACCGGCCGCATTGCCCTGACGCGCGGCAGCAACGCCGACGTGCCCAGCCACGTCTACCACGAGGGCGAAACCGAGGCGCTGAAACCCGTGATGGAAGGCGTCGAGGCCAGGGAAGAACGCGCGCGGCACGTGCCGAACCTGTTCTGA
- a CDS encoding AIM24 family protein has protein sequence MIPDLPTPPEEDRVARSGLRYRIIGKVQPTVILDLDARHGVFTDAGGLSWMTPTPTISMTTNMQGGLLGGLTRAFSGGTVFLIHLNTSSRRQAAFCADFPGRIVPLELDAGESIITHKHAFLCAESSVNLAVTFTRRLGAGLVGGDGFVLQKLTGPGLAFVEMDGDAIEYRLSPGDTMLVEPGHVAMFDPSVEFSIEMMKGIRNLLFSGESLFFAKLTGPGRVWLNSMTVSKVAHRVGEYLPGKS, from the coding sequence ATGATTCCAGATCTGCCCACGCCGCCCGAAGAGGATAGAGTCGCGCGCAGCGGCCTGCGCTACCGCATCATCGGGAAGGTGCAGCCCACCGTGATCCTCGACCTCGACGCCCGTCACGGTGTGTTCACGGACGCGGGCGGCCTGTCGTGGATGACGCCCACGCCCACCATCAGCATGACCACGAACATGCAGGGCGGCCTGCTGGGCGGCCTCACGCGGGCCTTCAGCGGCGGCACCGTGTTCCTGATCCACCTGAACACCTCCTCGCGCAGGCAGGCGGCGTTCTGCGCGGATTTTCCGGGCCGGATCGTGCCGCTGGAACTCGATGCGGGCGAGAGCATCATCACGCACAAGCACGCCTTTTTGTGCGCCGAGAGCAGCGTGAACCTCGCCGTGACCTTCACCCGGCGCCTGGGGGCCGGCCTGGTCGGCGGGGACGGCTTCGTGCTCCAGAAACTCACCGGCCCCGGCCTGGCCTTCGTCGAGATGGACGGTGACGCCATCGAATACCGCCTCAGCCCTGGCGACACCATGCTCGTTGAACCCGGTCACGTCGCCATGTTCGACCCGAGCGTGGAGTTCAGCATCGAGATGATGAAGGGCATCCGTAACCTGCTGTTCAGCGGCGAGAGCCTGTTCTTCGCCAAGCTGACCGGCCCCGGCCGCGTGTGGCTGAACTCCATGACGGTGTCCAAGGTCGCTCACCGCGTCGGCGAGTACCTGCCCGGCAAGAGCTGA